A genomic stretch from Myxococcota bacterium includes:
- a CDS encoding PatB family C-S lyase encodes MSSYDDLDLAELRRRRGEKWQDYPPDVLPAWVADMDFPLPPPIAKYLAERVAIHDLGYPQNPTPAGLPTVFAKRALERFGWTVDPRRVVVLSDVVQGIYIALETLCERGAGVVLQPPVYPPFFHAVRETHKRLVANPLVRGPRGYELDLDGLGRACDSGTRVLLLCNPQNPTGRVFTRAELEGIGRIVLERDLYVLSDEIQCDLVYPGHRHVPFATLGPELEARTITLTSATKGFNIAGLRCAVAAFGSDSLLERFKQVPAHVRGGLGTLGLAATEIAWTSCQPWLDDTLAYLDGNRRFLAEFARQRFPGVVHFPGESLYLAWLDCAALGLPEAPYDFFLKRARVALSDGRNFGPEGRTHARINFATSRAILTQVLERMAGAL; translated from the coding sequence GTGAGCAGCTACGACGACCTCGATCTCGCGGAGCTGCGCCGCCGGCGCGGCGAGAAGTGGCAGGACTACCCGCCCGACGTCCTGCCCGCCTGGGTCGCCGACATGGACTTCCCGCTGCCGCCGCCGATCGCGAAGTATCTCGCCGAGCGGGTGGCGATCCACGACCTGGGCTACCCGCAGAACCCCACGCCGGCCGGCCTGCCCACGGTGTTCGCCAAGCGCGCGCTCGAGCGCTTCGGCTGGACCGTCGACCCGCGGCGCGTGGTCGTCCTGTCCGACGTGGTGCAAGGCATCTACATCGCGCTCGAGACGCTGTGCGAACGCGGCGCCGGCGTCGTGCTCCAGCCGCCCGTCTATCCCCCCTTCTTCCACGCGGTGCGCGAGACGCACAAGCGCCTGGTCGCCAACCCGCTGGTGCGCGGCCCGCGCGGCTACGAGCTCGACCTCGACGGCCTGGGGCGCGCGTGTGACTCGGGCACGCGCGTGCTCCTCTTGTGCAACCCGCAGAACCCGACCGGCCGCGTGTTCACGCGTGCGGAGCTCGAGGGCATCGGCCGGATCGTGCTCGAGCGCGACCTCTACGTGCTCTCCGACGAGATTCAGTGCGACCTGGTCTACCCCGGTCACCGCCACGTGCCGTTCGCCACGCTCGGCCCCGAGCTCGAGGCGCGCACCATCACGCTGACCTCGGCCACCAAGGGCTTCAACATCGCCGGTCTGCGCTGCGCGGTGGCCGCGTTCGGGAGTGACTCGCTGCTGGAGCGCTTCAAGCAGGTGCCCGCGCACGTGCGCGGCGGGCTGGGAACGCTGGGGCTCGCCGCCACCGAGATCGCCTGGACCTCGTGCCAGCCCTGGCTCGACGACACGCTCGCCTACCTGGACGGCAACCGCCGCTTCCTGGCCGAGTTCGCGCGCCAGCGCTTCCCGGGCGTGGTGCACTTCCCGGGTGAGTCACTCTATCTCGCTTGGCTCGACTGCGCGGCGCTCGGGCTGCCCGAAGCGCCCTACGACTTCTTCCTGAAGCGCGCGCGCGTCGCCCTCTCCGATGGCCGCAACTTCGGGCCCGAGGGGCGCACTCACGCGCGGATCAACTTCGCGACCTCGCGCGCGATCCTCACTCAGGTGCTCGAGCGCATGGCGGGCGCGCTCTAG
- a CDS encoding helix-turn-helix domain-containing protein, translating into MATAVALAEEGGFEAVRLRDVAGQSGVALGTLYRHFRGKDDLLVAALALESEALQAELRDTPPAGVSELERVVAYFEAATAALCRKPKLSRAILRAACSDDPELAAKIRAFHGFASDLLMAALRDDSRASLAEATPREARVCNMLQMVWFAAMLGWMSAQYKQEEVVEQVRAAAELVLT; encoded by the coding sequence GTGGCGACGGCGGTCGCGCTGGCAGAGGAAGGCGGCTTCGAGGCCGTGCGGCTGCGCGACGTGGCGGGCCAGTCCGGGGTCGCGCTGGGCACGCTCTACCGGCACTTCCGCGGCAAGGACGACCTTTTGGTGGCGGCGCTCGCGCTCGAGTCCGAAGCGCTCCAGGCGGAGCTGCGCGACACACCGCCGGCCGGAGTCAGCGAGCTCGAGCGCGTGGTCGCCTACTTCGAGGCGGCCACGGCGGCGCTGTGCCGCAAGCCCAAGCTGTCGCGCGCCATCCTGCGCGCGGCCTGCTCCGACGACCCGGAGCTCGCGGCGAAGATCCGCGCCTTCCACGGCTTCGCGAGCGACCTGTTGATGGCCGCGCTGCGCGATGACTCGCGCGCGAGCCTGGCCGAAGCCACGCCGCGCGAGGCGCGGGTGTGCAACATGCTGCAGATGGTCTGGTTCGCGGCGATGCTCGGCTGGATGAGCGCGCAGTACAAGCAGGAAGAGGTCGTGGAGCAGGTGCGCGCCGCGGCGGAGCTGGTGCTGACCTAG
- a CDS encoding glycosyltransferase family 87 protein has protein sequence MGLREVGLERAAVACVAGLSAAAVLLPVSARFGPWAVAGAGAACALGVVLLAPRLPEALRGISTRRRWLAGLWAIVSLLAAAELARRSSFMADWSHDWGSVIPERVTAGHQCMSAYVQAGDLARRGEPNPYDERFYPAFRGLHGAAQVDVDSPVDGLRDWLDDPFEYPPPFLVLPATALAVTNSFAQIRAVWYVLHAALLLGGAALLAWWIGGREGRIAAACLPLFAVALPTGLELQFGQFHGPAIALALAGMVAFESRRAPLGGFLLAAAILAKLTPAVLLVALLARRRWRDLAWTALGGVVLWAAAWALLGPEPFRAFFGYQLPRLASGAAFSFAERPETPAFVVSRNFSAYGLAAKLRALGVSGASPAVGQVISGGYTLLLLWLAFTAREGVTRLERAQRWLALLSLAALRSPVAPSAYVVVPSLWLLCLLAAEVRGRPWAAVGLAALWLGVMGPPPLPGTLEFVAGLASQGVVVALNLWVLLRVPAPVTPPDSAGVRLPPEPIPRPA, from the coding sequence GTGGGTCTCCGCGAGGTCGGGCTGGAGCGCGCCGCGGTCGCTTGCGTGGCGGGGCTGTCCGCGGCGGCGGTGCTCTTGCCCGTATCCGCGCGCTTCGGACCGTGGGCGGTGGCCGGAGCGGGAGCCGCGTGCGCGCTGGGGGTGGTGCTGCTCGCGCCGCGCCTGCCCGAGGCGCTGCGCGGGATCTCGACCCGGCGCCGGTGGCTGGCGGGCCTGTGGGCGATCGTGTCACTCCTGGCCGCGGCCGAGCTGGCGCGGCGCTCGTCGTTCATGGCGGACTGGAGTCACGACTGGGGCTCGGTGATCCCCGAACGCGTGACGGCCGGTCACCAGTGCATGTCGGCCTACGTGCAGGCCGGCGACCTGGCGCGCCGCGGCGAGCCCAACCCCTACGACGAGCGCTTCTATCCCGCGTTCCGCGGGCTGCACGGCGCGGCGCAGGTCGACGTCGACTCACCGGTCGACGGGCTGCGCGACTGGCTGGACGACCCGTTCGAGTACCCGCCGCCGTTTCTCGTGCTGCCGGCGACCGCGCTGGCAGTCACGAACTCTTTCGCGCAGATCCGCGCGGTCTGGTACGTGCTGCACGCGGCCCTGCTCCTGGGCGGCGCGGCGCTCCTGGCGTGGTGGATCGGCGGGCGCGAGGGCCGGATCGCCGCCGCGTGTCTGCCGCTGTTCGCCGTGGCGCTCCCCACCGGGCTCGAGCTCCAGTTCGGTCAGTTCCACGGGCCGGCGATCGCGCTCGCGCTCGCGGGTATGGTCGCCTTCGAGTCACGCCGCGCGCCGCTCGGGGGCTTTCTGCTCGCCGCGGCGATCCTCGCGAAACTGACTCCGGCCGTGCTTCTCGTGGCGCTCCTGGCCCGCCGACGCTGGCGCGACCTCGCCTGGACCGCCCTGGGCGGCGTGGTCTTGTGGGCGGCGGCATGGGCGCTGCTCGGGCCGGAGCCATTCCGGGCGTTCTTCGGCTACCAGCTGCCGCGGCTCGCGAGCGGCGCCGCGTTCTCGTTCGCCGAGCGGCCGGAGACGCCCGCCTTCGTGGTGTCGCGCAACTTCTCGGCCTATGGGCTCGCCGCCAAGCTCCGGGCGCTCGGAGTGAGTGGCGCGTCGCCGGCAGTCGGGCAAGTCATTTCGGGCGGCTACACGCTGCTCTTGTTGTGGCTGGCCTTCACGGCGCGCGAGGGAGTCACCCGGCTCGAGCGCGCGCAGCGCTGGCTGGCGTTGCTCAGTCTGGCCGCGCTGCGCAGCCCGGTCGCGCCCTCGGCCTACGTGGTCGTGCCGAGCCTGTGGCTCTTGTGTCTCCTGGCCGCCGAGGTGCGCGGCCGGCCCTGGGCCGCGGTCGGCCTGGCGGCCCTGTGGCTCGGGGTCATGGGGCCTCCGCCGCTGCCGGGCACGCTGGAGTTCGTGGCGGGCCTGGCGAGTCAGGGCGTGGTGGTGGCGCTGAACCTGTGGGTGCTGCTGCGCGTACCCGCGCCGGTCACTCCACCAGACAGCGCTGGGGTACGCCTGCCACCCGAGCCGATTCCTCGACCTGCATGA
- a CDS encoding ferredoxin, which yields MKVVVDFDLCEANAVCVDQAPEVFRVDENDFLQILIESPPESLRRKVEAAVRLCPRQAISIVD from the coding sequence ATGAAGGTGGTCGTCGATTTCGATCTGTGTGAAGCGAACGCCGTTTGCGTGGACCAGGCGCCCGAGGTGTTCAGGGTCGACGAGAACGACTTCCTGCAAATCCTGATCGAGAGCCCGCCCGAGTCACTGCGGCGCAAGGTCGAGGCCGCGGTGCGGCTCTGTCCGCGCCAGGCGATCTCGATCGTCGACTGA
- a CDS encoding DUF58 domain-containing protein: protein MSPDRRLLWAGGVWLALALAAAFEPRLLALWWAAGAALALAALVDALLLQRMGPFEVARELPAAIAVGVTSRVTLSVANRGPARARLRVFDHFPAQFEAKGVPRVAELAPRERASFEYELRALGRGARAFGRAELVVASPLALWRRRLRGGAEQEVRIYPNFRAVSRYELLAAANRSGELGIRRRPRRGEGLEFHQLREYREGDSLRQIDWKATARLQRAVSREYEEERDQQIVFLLDCGRKMHARDAALSHFDHALDAVLLLSHVALKQGDAVGLSTFSGPSRVLAPRKGTAQLTRLLNAVYDLESSTRASDYLAAAESLAGALHKRALVVVVSNLRDEDHQDLLAAARLLGRRHLVLVASMKERALAEALDAPVRDLDSAVTNAATHQYLQARRRAHERLRKAGALALDAEPQQLAVALVNGYLDIKRSGML from the coding sequence GTGAGTCCCGACCGGCGGCTGCTGTGGGCGGGCGGCGTGTGGCTGGCGTTGGCGCTGGCCGCCGCGTTCGAGCCGCGCCTGCTCGCGCTCTGGTGGGCGGCGGGCGCCGCGCTGGCGCTGGCGGCGCTGGTCGACGCGCTCCTGCTGCAGCGCATGGGGCCCTTCGAGGTGGCGCGCGAGCTGCCCGCGGCGATCGCGGTCGGAGTGACCTCGCGAGTCACTCTGTCTGTGGCCAACCGCGGCCCGGCGCGCGCGCGGCTGCGCGTGTTCGACCACTTCCCGGCGCAGTTCGAGGCGAAGGGCGTGCCGCGTGTGGCCGAGCTCGCGCCGCGCGAGCGCGCCAGCTTCGAGTACGAGCTGCGCGCGCTGGGGCGCGGCGCCCGCGCCTTCGGCCGCGCCGAGCTCGTGGTCGCCTCGCCGCTCGCGCTGTGGCGCCGGCGCCTGCGCGGCGGCGCGGAGCAGGAGGTGCGCATCTATCCGAACTTCCGGGCGGTGTCTCGCTACGAGCTCCTGGCCGCGGCCAACCGCTCGGGCGAGCTCGGCATCCGCCGCCGCCCGCGCCGCGGCGAGGGGCTCGAGTTCCACCAGCTCCGCGAGTACCGCGAGGGCGACTCACTGCGCCAGATCGACTGGAAGGCGACCGCCCGCCTGCAGCGCGCCGTCTCGCGCGAGTACGAGGAGGAGCGCGACCAGCAGATCGTGTTCCTCTTGGACTGCGGGCGGAAGATGCACGCGCGCGATGCGGCGCTGTCGCACTTCGACCACGCGCTCGACGCGGTGCTCCTGCTCTCGCACGTGGCGTTGAAGCAGGGCGACGCGGTCGGCCTCTCGACCTTCAGCGGCCCGAGCCGCGTGCTGGCGCCCCGCAAGGGCACCGCGCAGCTCACGCGCCTGTTGAACGCGGTGTACGACCTCGAGTCGAGCACGCGCGCATCGGACTATCTGGCCGCGGCGGAGTCACTCGCCGGCGCGCTGCACAAGCGCGCGCTCGTGGTGGTGGTCTCGAACCTGCGCGACGAGGACCACCAGGACCTGCTCGCCGCCGCGCGCCTGCTCGGCCGCCGGCACCTGGTGCTGGTGGCCAGCATGAAGGAGCGCGCGCTCGCCGAGGCGCTCGACGCGCCGGTGCGCGACCTCGACTCCGCGGTCACCAATGCCGCCACGCACCAGTATCTGCAGGCGCGCCGCCGCGCCCACGAGCGCCTGCGCAAGGCCGGAGCGCTGGCGCTGGACGCCGAGCCGCAGCAGCTCGCGGTCGCGCTGGTGAACGGCTACCTCGACATCAAGCGCAGCGGGATGCTGTAG
- a CDS encoding MoxR family ATPase, which yields MTDGPSAPHADWERSAELAQAIRGEIQKVLVGQSQVVEQVLVALFAAGHVLVEGVPGLGKTLLVRSLARAISCASSRIQFTPDLMPADVVGHVLYEAQTGQMRLRRGPVFTNLLLADEINRAPAKTQSALLEVMQERQVTLEGESLEVPSPFMTLATQNPIELEGTYPLPEAQVDRFLLKVQIDYPELDDELELVRRVGQGRVGDLLDVSAISPVTDAAGVLALQAATAAVFVDDRVADYAVRLARATRTWPGVAMGAGPRGGLALVRAARAAALLAGREFVTPDDVKAIGPAALRHRIHLSPEVELEGQKADALLEAMFAQVEAPRA from the coding sequence ATGACCGACGGTCCGTCCGCACCCCACGCCGACTGGGAGCGCAGCGCAGAGCTCGCCCAGGCGATCCGCGGGGAGATCCAGAAGGTCCTGGTCGGCCAGAGCCAGGTCGTGGAGCAGGTGCTGGTCGCGCTCTTCGCGGCGGGTCACGTGCTCGTCGAAGGCGTGCCGGGCCTGGGCAAGACCCTCTTGGTGCGGTCGCTGGCGCGCGCGATCTCGTGCGCGAGCTCGCGCATCCAGTTCACGCCCGACTTGATGCCCGCCGACGTGGTGGGTCACGTGCTCTACGAGGCGCAGACCGGCCAGATGCGGCTGCGGCGCGGGCCGGTGTTCACGAACCTGCTCCTGGCCGACGAGATCAACCGCGCGCCGGCGAAGACCCAGTCGGCGCTGCTCGAGGTCATGCAGGAGCGGCAGGTCACGCTCGAAGGCGAGTCACTCGAGGTTCCGTCGCCCTTCATGACGCTGGCCACGCAGAACCCGATCGAGCTCGAGGGCACCTACCCGCTGCCCGAAGCGCAGGTCGACCGCTTCCTGCTCAAGGTGCAGATCGACTACCCCGAGCTCGACGACGAGCTCGAGCTGGTGCGGCGCGTGGGGCAGGGGCGCGTGGGCGACTTACTCGACGTGTCGGCGATCTCGCCCGTGACCGATGCGGCCGGCGTGCTGGCGCTGCAGGCCGCGACCGCGGCGGTGTTCGTCGACGACCGCGTGGCCGACTACGCCGTGCGGCTGGCGCGTGCCACGCGCACCTGGCCGGGCGTGGCCATGGGCGCGGGGCCGCGCGGCGGGCTGGCGCTGGTGCGCGCGGCGCGCGCGGCCGCGCTGCTCGCGGGGCGCGAGTTCGTGACTCCCGACGACGTGAAGGCGATCGGTCCCGCGGCCCTGCGCCACCGCATCCACCTGTCGCCCGAGGTGGAGCTCGAGGGCCAGAAGGCCGACGCCTTGCTCGAGGCCATGTTCGCGCAGGTGGAGGCGCCGCGCGCGTGA
- a CDS encoding DUF4350 domain-containing protein, producing the protein MNRWRTLRPWLRGLARLAVLAGLFFLTCEPYEAEYHTGYRGEAASNPYYAAQVLLTRMGMPAESFAHVGALASLPPVSSTVVIPTQRHAVDAATSQRLLDWVDQGGHLVLVMWQLWDDKKRTPDPILDSLGVHQFLNGDDEDDGAGDPPQAEPAPAPDEPEAEAPEDEPDPGAPSPDWSEFDFPDRETPLRVRFDPSYRIELTDEAAASLVMEIGDEENGSHWATLRHGKGLVTALTDDYFMTQPRIGDLDHAELVYRMSRLDGHRGKVWFVYGDQRPSVAQLLWRHGWMVASAGLIVLALWVWSVSRRFGPLAAEAPAERRELMEHVRAAGRLEWRNGAGGALLAAAREALLARLRQRHPGLESLDPAEQARVLEKLSGLPRARVAEALAFAEETDSGRFAGKIAILEKLRRSL; encoded by the coding sequence GTGAATCGCTGGCGCACGCTGCGGCCGTGGCTGCGGGGGCTGGCGAGGCTGGCCGTGCTCGCGGGCCTGTTCTTCCTGACCTGCGAGCCGTACGAAGCCGAGTATCACACCGGCTACCGCGGCGAGGCGGCCAGCAACCCCTACTACGCCGCGCAGGTCCTGCTCACGCGCATGGGCATGCCGGCCGAGAGCTTCGCGCACGTGGGCGCGCTCGCCTCCCTGCCGCCCGTGAGCTCCACGGTCGTGATTCCGACGCAGCGCCACGCGGTCGACGCTGCGACCTCGCAGCGGCTGCTCGACTGGGTCGACCAGGGCGGACACCTGGTGCTGGTGATGTGGCAGCTGTGGGACGACAAGAAGCGCACGCCCGACCCCATCCTCGACTCACTCGGCGTCCACCAGTTCCTGAACGGCGACGACGAGGACGACGGCGCCGGCGACCCGCCGCAGGCCGAGCCCGCGCCGGCCCCCGACGAGCCCGAGGCCGAGGCGCCGGAAGACGAGCCCGACCCGGGCGCGCCCTCGCCCGACTGGTCCGAGTTCGACTTCCCCGACCGCGAGACCCCGCTGCGCGTGCGCTTCGATCCCAGCTACCGCATCGAGCTCACCGACGAGGCGGCCGCGTCGCTGGTGATGGAGATCGGCGACGAAGAGAACGGGTCCCACTGGGCCACGCTGCGCCACGGCAAGGGGCTGGTCACCGCGCTCACCGACGACTACTTCATGACTCAGCCGAGGATCGGCGACCTCGACCACGCGGAGCTCGTGTACCGCATGAGCCGGCTCGACGGTCACCGCGGCAAGGTCTGGTTCGTGTACGGCGACCAGCGCCCCTCGGTGGCGCAGCTCCTGTGGCGTCATGGCTGGATGGTCGCGAGCGCGGGGCTGATCGTGCTCGCGCTCTGGGTCTGGTCCGTGTCGCGCCGCTTCGGCCCGCTGGCGGCCGAAGCGCCTGCCGAGCGCCGCGAGCTGATGGAGCACGTGCGCGCCGCGGGCCGCCTGGAGTGGAGGAACGGCGCGGGCGGCGCGCTGCTCGCGGCCGCGCGCGAGGCGCTGCTCGCACGCCTGCGCCAGCGCCACCCCGGGCTCGAGTCACTCGATCCGGCCGAGCAGGCGCGCGTGCTCGAGAAGCTCTCCGGCCTGCCGCGCGCGCGCGTGGCCGAAGCGCTCGCCTTCGCCGAAGAGACCGACTCCGGCCGCTTCGCCGGCAAGATCGCCATCCTCGAAAAGCTCAGGAGATCGCTATGA
- a CDS encoding DUF4129 domain-containing protein, translating into MEAERIAVAVRPRGSLEAVDLGFQLARANFAALFAAHAAVVVSFAAALALAFPGRLPVVYLLVWWLKPLYDRVALFVLSVALLGRAPRFAETLAELPRLLFRSGLLASLLWLRLSPTRSFYAPVLQLEGLRGSARRKRARVLAGRESSTAVLLMAVCGLFEIMIFVAGLQVFATFWPEGTIAHFWSQSLFEPGRALLAGELALYVLAICAVEPLYVAGGFALYINRRVWLEGWDVEVAFRRLERRVGAATLLAALCLALVPVHHALAAPDPQPQRCKVESPKDAGPCIARVLAGPEFGETLKYRSWKPRSFTSGVDLSWLGPLAAWFADLVSEVARIGAWLLIPITLAVLIVAAARGVRFRAWRRSGPVPPEAPLRRGFDLRPESLPADVLAAARARFAAHDPAGALSLLYRAALVELARRFRLRLPASATEGECERLARSAGSSSLVDDFAVLARAWLYCAYAQRPPAPEEFDALCARWAAGFGART; encoded by the coding sequence GTGGAAGCTGAGCGCATCGCCGTCGCCGTGCGCCCGCGCGGCAGCCTGGAGGCGGTCGACCTCGGCTTCCAGCTCGCGCGCGCGAACTTCGCCGCGCTGTTCGCGGCGCATGCCGCCGTCGTAGTCTCGTTCGCAGCCGCGCTGGCGCTCGCGTTCCCGGGCCGGCTGCCGGTCGTGTACCTGCTCGTGTGGTGGCTGAAGCCGCTGTACGACCGGGTCGCCCTGTTCGTGCTCTCGGTCGCGCTGCTCGGGCGCGCGCCGCGCTTCGCCGAGACACTCGCCGAGCTGCCGCGGCTGCTCTTCCGCTCGGGCCTCTTGGCCTCGCTGCTCTGGCTGCGGCTCAGCCCCACGCGCTCGTTCTACGCGCCGGTGCTCCAGCTCGAGGGGCTGCGCGGCTCGGCGCGGCGCAAACGCGCGCGCGTGCTCGCTGGCCGCGAGTCCTCGACCGCGGTCCTGCTCATGGCCGTGTGCGGGCTGTTCGAGATCATGATCTTCGTGGCCGGGCTGCAGGTGTTCGCGACCTTCTGGCCCGAGGGTACGATCGCGCATTTCTGGAGCCAGTCACTCTTCGAGCCCGGGAGGGCGCTCTTGGCGGGCGAGCTCGCGCTGTACGTGCTCGCGATCTGCGCGGTCGAGCCGCTGTACGTGGCCGGGGGCTTCGCCCTCTACATCAACCGGCGCGTGTGGCTCGAGGGCTGGGACGTCGAGGTCGCCTTCCGCCGGCTCGAGCGGCGCGTGGGCGCCGCCACGCTGCTGGCGGCGTTGTGTCTCGCGCTCGTGCCCGTGCACCACGCGCTGGCCGCGCCCGACCCGCAGCCGCAGCGCTGCAAGGTCGAGTCACCAAAAGACGCGGGCCCGTGCATCGCCCGCGTGCTCGCCGGCCCGGAGTTCGGCGAGACGCTGAAGTACCGCTCGTGGAAGCCGCGCAGTTTCACGAGCGGCGTCGACCTGTCCTGGCTGGGGCCGCTCGCCGCCTGGTTCGCCGACCTGGTCTCGGAAGTGGCGCGCATCGGCGCCTGGCTCTTGATCCCGATCACGCTCGCGGTGTTGATCGTGGCTGCGGCGCGCGGCGTGCGCTTCCGCGCCTGGCGCCGCAGCGGACCCGTCCCACCCGAGGCGCCGCTGCGGCGCGGCTTCGACCTGCGCCCCGAGTCACTTCCCGCCGACGTGCTCGCCGCGGCGCGCGCGCGCTTCGCGGCCCACGACCCGGCCGGCGCGCTGTCGCTCCTGTATCGGGCGGCGCTGGTCGAGCTGGCGCGGCGCTTCCGGCTGCGGCTGCCCGCGAGCGCGACCGAGGGCGAGTGCGAGAGACTCGCGCGCTCGGCGGGAAGCTCGTCGCTGGTCGACGACTTCGCGGTGCTCGCGCGCGCCTGGCTGTACTGCGCCTACGCGCAGCGGCCGCCCGCGCCCGAGGAGTTCGACGCCCTGTGCGCGCGCTGGGCCGCCGGCTTCGGGGCGCGCACGTGA
- a CDS encoding stage II sporulation protein M encodes MKLAGFEAQGRPRWERLAATLDALEQRRLVPGAAEVSELPALYRQVCNDLALARDRELSSALVAELNELALRGHQLLYRARADEWPRVSEFLGRDFPRAVRREWRLLLLCHVLFYALSLGIGALAWRSPDLIYSFIDDAGVRNMEQMYDPVEGAGTQPRGPSDDMAMFGYYIWNNISIAFRTFASGLAFGVGTLASLVFNALYIGLIAGHLVDKGSAEPFFTYVIGHAAFELTAMLLAGVAGMRLGLAIVAPGARSRLAALRAAARASLPIIAGAALMLVIAAGIEAFWSPRLLQPGLKYGVGLCLWGLVASWLGLAGRVSGS; translated from the coding sequence GTGAAGCTGGCGGGCTTCGAGGCACAGGGCCGGCCGCGCTGGGAACGCCTGGCTGCGACGCTGGACGCGCTCGAGCAGCGCCGGCTCGTGCCCGGCGCCGCCGAAGTCTCCGAGCTGCCGGCGCTGTATCGCCAGGTGTGCAACGACCTCGCGCTGGCACGCGACCGCGAGCTGTCGAGCGCGCTCGTGGCCGAGCTGAACGAGCTGGCGCTGCGTGGCCACCAGCTCCTGTACCGCGCGCGCGCCGACGAGTGGCCGCGAGTCAGCGAGTTTCTCGGCCGCGACTTCCCGCGCGCGGTGCGGCGCGAGTGGCGCCTGCTGCTCTTGTGTCACGTGCTCTTCTACGCGCTCTCGCTCGGCATCGGCGCGCTCGCCTGGCGCAGCCCCGACCTGATCTACAGCTTCATCGACGACGCGGGCGTGCGGAACATGGAGCAGATGTACGACCCGGTGGAGGGCGCGGGCACCCAGCCGCGCGGGCCCTCCGACGACATGGCCATGTTCGGCTACTACATCTGGAACAACATCTCGATCGCGTTCCGCACCTTCGCGAGCGGGCTGGCGTTCGGCGTGGGGACGCTGGCGAGCCTGGTGTTCAACGCGCTCTACATCGGGCTGATCGCGGGTCACCTGGTCGACAAGGGCTCGGCGGAGCCGTTCTTCACGTATGTGATCGGTCACGCGGCGTTCGAGCTCACGGCGATGCTGCTGGCCGGGGTCGCGGGCATGCGGCTCGGGCTCGCGATCGTGGCGCCCGGCGCGCGCTCGCGGCTGGCCGCGCTGCGCGCGGCGGCGCGGGCCAGCCTGCCGATCATCGCCGGCGCGGCGCTCATGCTGGTGATCGCAGCGGGCATCGAGGCCTTCTGGTCGCCGCGGCTGCTCCAGCCCGGGCTGAAGTACGGCGTGGGGCTCTGTCTCTGGGGACTGGTGGCGAGCTGGCTCGGCCTCGCGGGGCGAGTGAGTGGAAGCTGA
- a CDS encoding RDD family protein, with protein MIDTIHAVQTPEGVDLSLPVAGPVPRALAYALDIAIQGAGLAAVQMVLFAAGGSGFAIGLNAIVAFLTYWFYPVCFEVLSHGQTPGKRIVGLRVVQENGTPIGWPASVLRNFLLVADFLPLLYLAGITSMCLDASFRRLGDLAAGTLVVHAERERRRTRGAGLAIEERPLPPPVPLTLEEQGAVIAFAERAPLLSSARTEELAAIPTALTRGGEPRARLLAMAAWLLGRS; from the coding sequence ATGATCGACACGATTCACGCGGTGCAGACCCCGGAGGGAGTCGACCTCTCTCTGCCGGTCGCGGGGCCGGTGCCCCGCGCGCTCGCCTACGCGCTCGACATCGCGATCCAGGGCGCCGGCCTGGCGGCGGTGCAGATGGTGCTGTTCGCGGCCGGCGGCAGCGGCTTCGCCATCGGCCTGAATGCGATCGTCGCCTTCCTCACCTACTGGTTCTACCCGGTGTGTTTCGAGGTGCTGTCCCACGGCCAGACCCCGGGCAAGCGCATCGTCGGCCTGCGCGTGGTGCAGGAGAACGGCACGCCGATCGGCTGGCCGGCATCGGTGCTGCGCAACTTCCTGCTGGTCGCGGACTTCCTGCCGCTGTTGTATCTCGCGGGAATCACTTCGATGTGTCTCGACGCGAGCTTCCGCCGGCTGGGCGACCTGGCCGCCGGCACGCTGGTCGTGCATGCCGAGCGCGAGAGGCGCCGGACGCGCGGCGCGGGCCTGGCGATCGAGGAGCGGCCGCTGCCGCCCCCGGTCCCGCTCACGCTCGAGGAGCAGGGCGCCGTGATCGCCTTCGCCGAGCGCGCGCCTTTGCTCTCGAGCGCGCGCACCGAGGAGCTCGCGGCGATCCCGACCGCACTGACCCGCGGCGGCGAGCCGCGCGCGCGGCTGCTCGCGATGGCGGCCTGGCTGTTGGGGCGCTCGTGA